A DNA window from Paenibacillus sp. HWE-109 contains the following coding sequences:
- a CDS encoding chromate transporter: MMDWWQLFVSFFLANVFGYGGGPSSIPLMYQEIVPNHAWMTSSEFSNMLALGNALPGPIATKIAAYVGFQIGGWVGVLIAVGATVVPSIIALIILLNILHKYKQSPVIKGMTLLVQPVIAIMMVLVTWSSLVESTKTIGYLQFFGIAAVAFYLIQKRKIHPAFVIVAGFVYGGIFLS, encoded by the coding sequence ATGATGGACTGGTGGCAGTTATTCGTTAGTTTTTTCCTGGCTAATGTATTCGGATATGGCGGCGGGCCTTCATCGATTCCTCTGATGTATCAAGAAATTGTGCCGAATCATGCGTGGATGACGAGCAGTGAGTTTTCCAATATGCTAGCGCTCGGAAACGCGCTCCCCGGTCCGATTGCAACGAAGATTGCGGCATATGTCGGCTTCCAAATCGGGGGTTGGGTGGGTGTGTTGATTGCTGTCGGGGCAACGGTCGTTCCGTCGATTATTGCGCTTATTATTTTGCTTAATATTTTGCATAAATATAAACAATCCCCTGTTATTAAAGGGATGACATTGCTGGTTCAGCCAGTGATTGCGATTATGATGGTATTGGTTACGTGGAGCAGTTTGGTGGAATCGACAAAGACGATTGGCTACCTCCAATTTTTTGGAATTGCGGCAGTTGCCTTCTACCTGATTCAGAAACGAAAGATACATCCTGCCTTTGTTATTGTCGCTGGCTTCGTCTACGGCGGGATTTTTCTATCGTAA
- a CDS encoding ABC transporter permease yields the protein MSEQQTAGALPVDNKAVKRETSFRMPYRLEIDPTGRDSPWWVTLAAIILALIACGIFISLNGMNPIAVYGKMLNGAFGSTFGLTETLVKAIPLLLCGIGVSFAYRISVWNIGAEGQFLAGAMAATAITVYFPHLPMYVSIPVMLLASMAAGGVWGLLTAIPKTFFQVNELITSLMLNYVALLALNYAVFGPWKDPKGFNFPGSPMFTAAQSLPTWGTSRLHLGIIFAVAALLLYAFVIRYTRYGYELRLIGANAEAARHAGIRISKHVLIVMMISGALAGLAGMSEVSGVAHRLMYGISPGYGYTAIIVAWLAKLNPLSLVVSSVLFGGLIVGGYSVQTIGLPSSTSSMIQGAILFFLIAGGMAGKFRIRSNR from the coding sequence ATGAGTGAACAACAAACAGCAGGCGCACTTCCAGTTGACAATAAAGCTGTGAAACGCGAAACAAGCTTTCGGATGCCCTACCGTTTGGAGATTGATCCAACTGGGCGCGACAGTCCATGGTGGGTAACACTTGCTGCAATTATACTGGCGCTTATCGCCTGCGGCATCTTTATCTCTCTTAATGGCATGAATCCCATTGCGGTCTACGGCAAAATGCTGAACGGAGCATTCGGCTCCACCTTCGGGCTGACTGAGACTCTGGTGAAGGCAATTCCGCTTCTGCTGTGCGGCATCGGGGTATCTTTTGCTTACCGCATCTCGGTATGGAACATTGGGGCGGAAGGGCAGTTTTTGGCGGGAGCGATGGCAGCAACGGCAATTACGGTTTATTTTCCACATTTGCCGATGTACGTGTCTATTCCGGTTATGCTATTGGCAAGTATGGCAGCAGGAGGTGTCTGGGGTTTGCTTACGGCGATTCCAAAGACCTTTTTTCAAGTCAATGAACTCATCACTTCGTTAATGCTCAATTATGTGGCTCTGCTTGCCTTGAATTATGCCGTATTCGGTCCGTGGAAAGATCCAAAAGGCTTTAACTTCCCAGGATCACCAATGTTTACAGCTGCACAATCGCTGCCTACTTGGGGGACTTCCAGGCTGCATTTGGGGATTATTTTCGCGGTGGCAGCGCTGCTGCTTTATGCTTTTGTGATTCGCTATACGCGTTATGGCTATGAATTGCGTCTGATTGGTGCGAATGCGGAAGCCGCGAGGCATGCAGGAATTCGTATTTCCAAACATGTACTTATCGTAATGATGATCAGCGGCGCATTGGCCGGACTTGCAGGAATGAGCGAGGTTTCCGGTGTGGCGCATCGCCTTATGTATGGGATATCACCTGGGTATGGTTACACGGCTATTATTGTCGCTTGGTTGGCAAAGCTGAATCCGCTGAGTTTAGTAGTCTCGTCAGTGCTCTTCGGAGGGCTGATTGTGGGTGGTTATAGTGTGCAAACGATTGGACTTCCGTCATCGACTTCATCCATGATTCAAGGGGCTATTCTGTTTTTCCTCATTGCGGGGGGAATGGCCGGGAAATTCCGGATACGCAGCAATCGCTGA
- a CDS encoding ABC transporter ATP-binding protein yields MNKTEAYSVEMVQIVKQFGSVLANNQVDFRAKAGEIHALLGENGAGKSTMMCMLSGVYRPTSGDILIRGEKVRIRSPKDAMKQGIDMVFQNFRLVQTLTAAENIVLGETSSFWRGPGWLARKSEEIEAISQHFGLPFPVDRPIWQLSVGEQQRVEIVKTLYRGADLIILDEPTSVLTPGEVDQLFETLNRMTSEGKTVIMTTHKLKEVMFAADRISVMRKGQMIAAMAKSATSERDLAQLMVGQESLVSLESRAVVRETTQGNPMLVVNGLDVYADHGRKVLDGLYFQVNEGEIVGVAGVSGNGQKELAEVLTGLRTWKQGEVSFAGKALRNGSVRTAIDLGIAHVPENRMKSGLAGSLGSVDNLLVKTYRSQARSRFGLLRAGSNRSWSQKLIERFDVKTSSLEAPVQYMSGGNQQKLLLAREIDQDPKLMVAVHPTQGLDVGATAGVHALLEDLRRKGRSVLLISEDLDEILHLADRILVMYGGRIVGDLLREEADREYIGLLMAGSEEDAG; encoded by the coding sequence ATGAATAAAACAGAGGCTTATTCCGTTGAAATGGTTCAAATCGTCAAACAATTTGGTTCCGTGCTAGCTAACAATCAGGTAGATTTCCGGGCAAAAGCTGGAGAGATTCATGCCTTGCTAGGGGAGAATGGCGCAGGGAAAAGCACGATGATGTGCATGCTCTCGGGCGTATATCGACCAACCAGCGGAGATATTCTGATCCGTGGAGAGAAGGTGCGCATTCGCTCTCCCAAGGATGCGATGAAGCAGGGGATTGACATGGTGTTTCAGAATTTTCGGCTTGTGCAGACGCTAACGGCAGCCGAAAATATTGTGCTTGGTGAGACCTCCTCCTTCTGGCGAGGCCCGGGTTGGCTCGCAAGGAAGTCCGAGGAAATCGAGGCGATCTCGCAGCATTTTGGTCTACCGTTCCCGGTAGATCGGCCGATCTGGCAGTTATCCGTGGGGGAGCAGCAGCGGGTTGAGATTGTGAAGACGCTGTATCGCGGCGCGGATTTGATTATTTTGGATGAGCCGACCTCGGTGTTGACGCCAGGTGAGGTCGATCAATTGTTTGAGACGCTGAACCGGATGACATCGGAAGGCAAAACGGTTATTATGACGACGCACAAGTTGAAGGAAGTCATGTTTGCCGCGGATCGGATCTCGGTGATGCGCAAAGGTCAAATGATTGCCGCCATGGCGAAATCAGCCACAAGTGAACGGGATTTGGCGCAGCTCATGGTCGGTCAAGAGAGCCTGGTGAGCCTGGAAAGCCGAGCTGTCGTAAGAGAGACAACACAAGGCAATCCAATGCTTGTGGTGAATGGTCTTGATGTATATGCGGATCATGGACGCAAAGTGCTGGATGGGCTTTATTTTCAAGTGAATGAAGGTGAAATTGTCGGCGTGGCCGGAGTCTCCGGCAATGGACAAAAAGAGCTGGCTGAGGTGCTCACAGGGCTGCGTACATGGAAGCAGGGCGAAGTCAGTTTCGCTGGAAAGGCCTTACGCAATGGATCGGTGCGCACAGCGATTGACCTGGGAATCGCCCATGTGCCGGAGAATCGCATGAAGAGCGGTTTGGCTGGCAGCCTGGGTTCGGTGGATAACCTGCTGGTCAAAACGTATCGCTCCCAAGCGCGCTCACGATTCGGCTTGTTGCGCGCGGGGAGCAACCGGAGTTGGTCGCAGAAGCTTATTGAACGATTTGATGTGAAGACATCCAGTCTGGAGGCGCCTGTTCAATATATGTCGGGGGGCAACCAACAGAAGCTGCTTTTGGCCAGAGAGATCGATCAAGATCCGAAGCTCATGGTCGCTGTACATCCGACACAAGGGCTTGATGTTGGAGCTACGGCGGGTGTTCATGCGTTATTGGAGGATCTGCGGAGGAAGGGACGTTCGGTGCTGCTGATTTCGGAGGATCTGGATGAAATACTGCATTTGGCTGATCGGATTCTCGTGATGTACGGTGGGCGTATTGTGGGTGATTTATTGCGGGAAGAAGCGGACCGGGAATATATTGGTCTGTTAATGGCAGGATCGGAGGAGGATGCGGGATGA